A part of Agromyces protaetiae genomic DNA contains:
- a CDS encoding ROK family transcriptional regulator: MTPLDSSSHESHDFEHPPFDGARLQHSVLLLDYLVDHGPTTRSELSAATGLGRSAIAAVTARLLEVGVLAEEADASSDGRATPLALAAANHVLVTTAITADDAIATVASLDGAELARFGEPHSVADRGGLLELLSVVLRRALSYADRGGFPVADVTLLVDGSVAGTPEVVVGSGRFGPEPIDVAAELRARVPALGDTVTVVPAAIAAATAEGDALGVRDLLYLDGDTAIGSAIIVDGRPLRGGHGLAASLAHLPIVPSGRRCECGQRGCLATVADPSQVIERAGLARLEADRGRTAALEELLVRLEASEDRATWSWLDAALWIGRTLQAVAPALDPAVVVVGGYWGRLVGDIEKSFRENRPTIGGGVLASVPLLAAATLGSDAALVGARRQARGRLVAEPMLLVG, translated from the coding sequence ATGACGCCGCTCGATTCCTCGTCCCACGAGTCCCACGATTTCGAGCACCCGCCGTTCGACGGCGCGAGACTGCAGCACTCCGTGCTCCTGCTCGACTACCTCGTCGACCACGGCCCCACGACGCGCAGCGAGCTGTCGGCCGCGACGGGTCTCGGGCGCAGCGCGATCGCCGCGGTGACGGCTCGGCTCCTCGAGGTCGGCGTGCTCGCCGAAGAGGCGGATGCCTCGTCCGACGGCCGCGCGACGCCGCTCGCCCTGGCGGCCGCCAACCACGTGCTCGTCACGACCGCGATCACGGCCGACGACGCGATCGCGACCGTCGCCTCGCTCGACGGAGCCGAACTCGCGCGCTTCGGGGAACCGCACTCGGTCGCCGACCGCGGCGGGCTCCTCGAGCTCCTCTCGGTGGTGCTGCGCCGGGCGCTCTCGTACGCCGACCGCGGCGGGTTCCCGGTCGCCGACGTGACCCTGCTCGTCGACGGCTCGGTCGCGGGGACTCCCGAGGTCGTCGTCGGCAGCGGCCGGTTCGGGCCCGAGCCGATCGACGTCGCCGCGGAGCTCCGCGCCCGCGTGCCCGCGCTCGGCGACACGGTCACCGTCGTCCCCGCGGCGATCGCGGCGGCCACGGCCGAGGGCGACGCGCTCGGCGTCCGCGACCTCCTCTACCTCGACGGCGACACCGCGATCGGGTCGGCGATCATCGTCGACGGGCGGCCGCTCCGCGGCGGGCACGGGCTCGCCGCTTCGCTCGCGCACCTGCCCATCGTGCCCAGCGGTCGCCGCTGCGAGTGCGGGCAGCGCGGATGCCTCGCGACCGTCGCCGACCCGTCGCAGGTCATCGAGCGCGCGGGGCTCGCCCGGCTCGAAGCCGACCGCGGCCGCACGGCGGCACTCGAGGAGCTCCTCGTGCGCCTCGAGGCATCCGAAGACCGCGCGACCTGGTCGTGGCTCGACGCCGCCCTCTGGATCGGGCGCACCCTGCAGGCCGTCGCGCCCGCACTCGACCCGGCCGTCGTCGTCGTCGGCGGGTACTGGGGGCGCCTCGTGGGCGACATCGAGAAGTCGTTCCGCGAGAACCGTCCGACGATCGGCGGCGGCGTGCTCGCGAGCGTGCCGCTGCTCGCCGCTGCGACGCTCGGCTCCGACGCGGCCCTCGTCGGGGCGCGCCGGCAGGCCCGCGGGAGGCTCGTCGCGGAGCCCATGCTGCTCGTCGGCTGA
- a CDS encoding LLM class F420-dependent oxidoreductase: MRLETPVRIGVQVQPQHAEYSAIRDTVLRLEDLGADIVFNWDHFFPLYGERDGLHFEAWTMLGAWAEQTERIEFGTLVNCNSYRNADLQADMARTIDHISAKNGGEGRFVFGTGAGWFERDYDEYGYEFGTPGTRIKALAGALPRIRERWAKLNPAPTREIPIMIGGKGEQKTLRIVAEHADIWHSFVQPDEIAHKVDVIRRWADEVGRDVSSLTISNELGRDRDDDRAEALYAAGTRLFTVGISGPGYDLEPVKHWLAWRDAKNALAASAA; this comes from the coding sequence GTGAGACTCGAGACCCCCGTCAGAATCGGCGTCCAGGTTCAGCCCCAGCACGCCGAGTACTCCGCCATCCGAGACACCGTCCTGCGCCTCGAAGACCTCGGCGCCGACATCGTCTTCAACTGGGACCACTTCTTCCCGCTCTACGGCGAGCGGGACGGCCTGCACTTCGAGGCGTGGACGATGCTCGGCGCTTGGGCCGAGCAGACCGAGCGCATCGAGTTCGGCACGCTCGTGAACTGCAACTCCTACCGCAACGCCGACCTGCAGGCCGACATGGCCCGCACGATCGACCACATCTCCGCGAAGAACGGCGGCGAGGGCCGCTTCGTCTTCGGCACGGGCGCCGGCTGGTTCGAGCGCGACTACGACGAGTACGGGTACGAGTTCGGCACGCCGGGCACGCGCATCAAGGCCCTCGCGGGCGCGCTGCCCCGCATCCGCGAGCGGTGGGCGAAGCTCAACCCGGCGCCGACCCGCGAGATCCCGATCATGATCGGCGGCAAGGGGGAGCAGAAGACGCTCCGCATCGTCGCCGAGCACGCCGACATCTGGCACTCGTTCGTGCAGCCCGACGAGATCGCCCACAAGGTCGACGTCATCCGCCGTTGGGCCGACGAGGTCGGGCGGGATGTCTCGAGCCTCACGATCTCGAACGAGCTCGGCCGCGACCGAGACGACGATCGGGCCGAGGCCCTCTACGCCGCCGGAACGCGTCTGTTCACGGTCGGCATCTCAGGCCCCGGCTACGATCTCGAGCCCGTGAAGCACTGGCTCGCATGGCGCGACGCGAAGAACGCGCTCGCGGCGAGCGCCGCCTGA
- a CDS encoding peptide MFS transporter, whose amino-acid sequence MGDIAPERVERDTTGDKGFFGQPRALVHIFGVEMWERFSFYGMQGILLIYLYYSATEGGLGLDQGAAAGIVGAYGGGVYLSTILGAWVADRLLGSERVLFYSAVVIMAGHIALSLLPGFLGVGVGLVLIAFGSGGLKANATSVVGTLYSEHDPRRDAGFSIFYLGINLGAFFGPILTGLLQGTFTAEHGFPPSLGFHLGFGLAAVGMAFGLIQYSFGRKRLPAEASAVPNPLPAKSFGIVIGIGVAAVLVVIVLVYTGAINAHNLVAWVIGATVVATIAYFVVILTSRAITGTERNRVFGFIPLFIASVAFWSLYQQQFTVLTIYSDQKLDRNLFGWEMPVSWVQSINPIFIIILSGVFAAIWTKLGDRAPSTPIKFALGTIIMGIAFLLFLPFAGGGPNSTPLLAIIGILLVFTIAELLLSPVGLSVTTKLAPAKFHTQMVALFFLSVALGTAIAGWLAEFYSLENEGVYFGVLGAIAIVFGIALALGSRGVLKLMSGVR is encoded by the coding sequence ATGGGGGATATCGCGCCTGAGCGCGTCGAACGCGACACGACCGGCGACAAGGGGTTCTTCGGTCAGCCGCGCGCGCTCGTGCACATCTTCGGCGTCGAGATGTGGGAGCGGTTCAGCTTCTACGGCATGCAGGGCATCCTGCTCATCTACCTGTACTACTCGGCGACCGAGGGCGGGCTCGGGCTCGACCAGGGCGCGGCGGCGGGCATCGTCGGCGCCTACGGCGGCGGGGTGTACCTGTCGACGATCCTCGGCGCGTGGGTCGCAGACCGGCTCCTCGGCAGCGAGCGCGTGCTGTTCTACAGTGCGGTCGTCATCATGGCGGGCCACATCGCGCTGTCGCTCCTGCCGGGGTTCCTCGGCGTCGGCGTCGGGCTCGTGCTCATCGCGTTCGGCTCGGGCGGGCTCAAGGCGAACGCGACGAGCGTCGTCGGCACGCTGTACAGCGAGCACGACCCGCGCCGCGACGCGGGCTTCTCGATCTTCTACCTCGGCATCAACCTCGGCGCGTTCTTCGGGCCGATCCTCACGGGCCTCCTGCAGGGCACGTTCACCGCCGAGCACGGGTTCCCGCCCTCGCTCGGCTTCCACCTCGGGTTCGGCCTCGCGGCCGTCGGCATGGCGTTCGGCCTCATCCAGTACTCGTTCGGCCGCAAACGCCTGCCGGCCGAGGCATCCGCCGTTCCGAACCCGTTGCCCGCGAAGTCGTTCGGCATCGTGATCGGCATCGGCGTCGCGGCAGTGCTCGTCGTCATCGTCCTCGTCTACACGGGGGCGATCAACGCGCACAACCTCGTCGCGTGGGTCATCGGGGCGACGGTCGTCGCGACGATCGCGTACTTCGTCGTGATCCTCACGAGCCGAGCCATCACGGGCACCGAGCGCAATCGCGTCTTCGGATTCATCCCGCTCTTCATCGCGAGCGTCGCGTTCTGGTCGCTCTATCAGCAGCAGTTCACGGTGCTGACGATCTACAGCGACCAGAAGCTCGATCGCAACCTCTTCGGCTGGGAGATGCCGGTCTCGTGGGTGCAGTCGATCAACCCGATCTTCATCATCATCCTGTCGGGCGTGTTCGCCGCGATCTGGACGAAGCTCGGCGACCGTGCGCCGTCGACGCCGATCAAGTTCGCGCTCGGCACGATCATCATGGGCATCGCGTTCCTGCTGTTCCTGCCGTTCGCGGGCGGCGGGCCGAACTCGACGCCGCTCCTCGCGATCATCGGCATCCTGCTCGTGTTCACGATCGCCGAGCTGCTGCTCTCGCCCGTGGGGCTGTCGGTCACGACGAAGCTCGCGCCCGCGAAGTTCCACACCCAGATGGTCGCGCTGTTCTTCCTGTCGGTCGCGCTCGGCACGGCGATCGCCGGATGGCTCGCCGAGTTCTACTCGCTCGAGAACGAAGGCGTCTACTTCGGAGTGCTCGGCGCCATCGCGATCGTCTTCGGCATCGCGCTCGCCCTCGGCAGCCGCGGTGTCTTGAAGCTCATGTCGGGCGTGAGGTAG
- a CDS encoding Lrp/AsnC family transcriptional regulator — protein MDNLDRAILDLLRQNARAGYGDIGSSVGLSASAVKRRVDRLVADGVIRSFTIQVDPAVDGMSTEAYVELFCRGTVAPDELRRILQDVPEVVYAGTVTGSADAVVQMRARDIASLEDALERVRVAPNVDHTKSAIVLSRLVNRQRD, from the coding sequence ATGGACAACCTCGACCGGGCGATTCTCGATCTGCTCAGGCAGAACGCCCGCGCCGGCTACGGCGACATCGGGTCGTCCGTCGGGCTGTCCGCCTCGGCCGTGAAGCGTCGCGTCGACCGTCTCGTCGCCGACGGAGTCATCCGGTCGTTCACGATCCAGGTCGACCCCGCCGTCGACGGCATGAGCACCGAGGCCTACGTCGAGCTCTTCTGCCGCGGCACCGTCGCTCCCGACGAGCTCCGGCGCATCCTGCAGGACGTGCCCGAGGTCGTCTACGCGGGCACCGTCACGGGCAGCGCCGACGCCGTCGTGCAGATGCGCGCCCGCGACATCGCGTCGCTCGAAGACGCCCTCGAACGCGTGCGCGTCGCGCCGAACGTCGACCACACGAAGAGCGCGATCGTGCTCTCGCGGCTCGTGAACCGGCAGCGCGACTGA
- a CDS encoding GntR family transcriptional regulator yields MRIVIAAGGPAPASEQVRSQVVEAVKDDRLVPGERMPTVRALAVELGLAPNTIAKAYRELESDGVIETRGRSGTFVSTQGDASHRRLQEAAAEYAALARRLKVPTDDAVHAVEAALRIGT; encoded by the coding sequence GTGCGCATCGTCATCGCGGCCGGCGGCCCAGCGCCCGCGTCGGAGCAGGTGCGCTCGCAGGTCGTCGAGGCAGTGAAGGACGACCGCCTCGTGCCGGGCGAGCGCATGCCGACCGTGCGGGCGCTCGCGGTCGAGCTCGGCCTCGCCCCCAACACGATCGCGAAGGCGTACCGAGAGCTCGAGAGCGACGGCGTCATCGAGACGCGCGGCCGGTCGGGCACGTTCGTGTCGACGCAGGGGGATGCCTCGCACCGCCGCCTGCAGGAGGCCGCGGCCGAGTACGCGGCGCTCGCGCGCCGGCTCAAGGTGCCGACCGACGACGCCGTCCACGCCGTCGAGGCCGCGCTGCGGATCGGGACGTAG
- a CDS encoding DUF4097 family beta strand repeat-containing protein — MNAHTTTARRTALFAAGLGLTALALSGCAYFGPLHETSDSATVDDATTAGVDRIRLDRLDGTVSITGDPSATGISIERTVRYWGQERTIGDTHRVEGSELVLGGCGPRCIVSYTVTAPADIDVGGNTDNGGIDLEAVRDVDLETDNGRITVRTAEDVRLETDNGRVELTDVSGDIVVHGDNGLVQGKGLAGSRTEVETDNGRIELDFETAQDVHATTSNGQIILTVPAGSFRVDAQTDNGSVRSQVADDPSGEHELVLRADNGSIDVRQR, encoded by the coding sequence ATGAACGCGCACACCACCACCGCACGCCGCACCGCGCTCTTCGCGGCCGGCCTCGGGCTCACCGCGCTCGCCCTCTCGGGGTGCGCGTACTTCGGGCCGCTGCACGAGACATCCGACTCGGCGACCGTCGACGACGCCACGACCGCGGGCGTCGACCGCATCCGACTCGACCGGCTCGACGGCACCGTCTCGATCACGGGCGACCCCTCGGCGACGGGCATCTCGATCGAGCGCACCGTCCGCTACTGGGGCCAGGAGCGCACGATCGGCGACACCCACCGCGTCGAAGGCTCCGAGCTCGTGCTCGGCGGCTGCGGCCCGCGCTGCATCGTCTCGTACACCGTCACCGCGCCCGCGGACATCGACGTCGGCGGCAACACCGACAACGGCGGCATCGACCTCGAAGCCGTCCGCGACGTCGACCTCGAGACCGACAACGGTCGCATCACCGTGCGCACCGCCGAGGACGTGCGCCTCGAGACCGACAACGGCCGCGTCGAGCTGACGGATGTCTCGGGCGACATCGTCGTCCACGGCGACAACGGACTCGTGCAGGGCAAGGGCCTCGCCGGCTCGCGCACCGAGGTCGAGACCGACAACGGCCGCATCGAGCTCGACTTCGAGACCGCGCAGGACGTGCACGCGACGACCTCGAACGGGCAGATCATCCTGACCGTGCCTGCAGGCTCGTTCCGGGTCGACGCGCAGACCGACAACGGCAGCGTCCGGTCGCAGGTCGCAGACGACCCCTCGGGCGAGCACGAGCTCGTGCTGCGCGCCGACAACGGGTCGATCGACGTCAGGCAGCGCTGA
- a CDS encoding helix-turn-helix domain-containing protein encodes MTDLAQAPTIQLAAPTAPALAQAGGDIDDVLQRLRWHLSEVAVREVVVGGSSRDGGGGIRFHYVLSGSVDLGIGDETISMRAGDFAMLTRPDGVEVAGVEDGSLLTGTFAVDSPDGTERVLPPVLFVCRLDAREPVIVSLLESMRSEFVDRRPGSHTVLDRSADVVASAALRIWFERGCDEPRRWFAAALDPHLARAIDAIHEAPGEHWTVESLARLARASRSQFAEQFRTALDETPARYLTRVRMERAEGMLRDGWAVAQIAFELGYDSDAGFSRAFRRHAGVSPSSWQRSARHAHGAAGRPVVHATA; translated from the coding sequence ATGACCGATCTCGCGCAGGCGCCGACCATCCAGTTGGCCGCGCCGACTGCGCCGGCGCTCGCGCAGGCCGGCGGCGACATCGACGACGTGCTCCAACGGCTCCGCTGGCATCTCTCCGAGGTCGCCGTGCGCGAGGTCGTCGTGGGCGGTTCCTCCCGCGACGGCGGCGGAGGCATCCGGTTCCACTACGTGCTCTCCGGCTCGGTCGACCTCGGTATCGGCGACGAGACGATCTCGATGCGCGCGGGCGACTTCGCGATGCTCACCCGCCCCGACGGAGTCGAGGTCGCAGGCGTCGAGGACGGCTCGCTCCTCACCGGGACGTTCGCGGTCGACAGCCCCGACGGCACCGAACGCGTGCTGCCGCCCGTCCTGTTCGTGTGCCGTCTCGACGCCCGCGAGCCCGTCATCGTGTCGCTCCTCGAGTCGATGCGGAGCGAGTTCGTCGACCGACGCCCGGGCTCGCACACGGTCCTCGACCGCAGCGCCGACGTCGTGGCATCCGCCGCCCTGCGCATCTGGTTCGAGCGCGGCTGCGACGAGCCGCGCCGCTGGTTCGCCGCCGCCCTCGACCCGCACCTCGCACGAGCGATCGACGCGATCCACGAGGCGCCCGGCGAGCACTGGACGGTCGAGTCGCTCGCGCGGCTCGCCCGGGCGTCGCGCTCGCAGTTCGCCGAGCAGTTCCGGACGGCGCTCGACGAGACGCCCGCGCGGTACCTCACGCGCGTGCGCATGGAGCGCGCCGAGGGGATGCTCCGCGACGGGTGGGCGGTCGCGCAGATCGCGTTCGAACTCGGCTACGACAGCGACGCGGGCTTCAGCCGGGCGTTCCGCCGGCACGCGGGCGTCTCACCGAGCAGCTGGCAGCGGTCGGCCCGCCACGCGCACGGCGCAGCGGGCCGACCGGTCGTGCACGCGACCGCCTAG
- a CDS encoding MFS transporter gives MSVDTAATPAIAPGETRTRAAWPAVVSLALGIFTLVSAEFLPASLLSPVAAELGLTEGAAGQLVTATSLAGIVSGPLVVASLPRVDRRWVMAGLTALAIVSNVLVATAGNFGVMLAARLLLGVALSGFWAMSLAVTAQLVPAHRLGRAMTLVNMGVSLATIAAVPAGAYLGEILGWRAVFLFVAAAGVVTLVVQLATLPSVAPSGAPGFRALGSTLRRRVVALGILSIVLIAGGHFMGFTYLRPAFDTIAGLTPEGLAVLLALFGIASFLGNLGAGFLADRHLSALVIASPVAIGVGTIAFAVLPSSAALAGVLVFVWGLGFGAVPTMVQTWMSRVAPDRLESAGGLVVAAFQIAITLGAAVGGLLVDAVGVQVALTVGGASALIGGAVLSTARAGKPRA, from the coding sequence ATGTCCGTCGACACCGCAGCCACCCCCGCGATCGCGCCGGGCGAGACGAGGACGCGAGCCGCCTGGCCCGCCGTCGTCTCGCTCGCGCTCGGCATCTTCACGCTCGTCTCGGCGGAGTTCCTGCCCGCGAGCCTGCTCTCGCCCGTCGCCGCCGAGCTCGGCCTCACCGAAGGGGCGGCCGGGCAACTGGTGACGGCCACGAGCCTCGCGGGCATCGTGAGCGGGCCGCTCGTCGTGGCATCCCTGCCGCGAGTCGATCGCCGCTGGGTGATGGCGGGCCTCACGGCGCTCGCGATCGTCTCGAACGTGCTCGTCGCCACGGCGGGGAACTTCGGCGTCATGCTCGCCGCGCGGCTCCTGCTCGGCGTCGCGCTCTCAGGCTTCTGGGCCATGTCGCTCGCCGTCACCGCCCAGCTCGTTCCCGCGCACCGGCTCGGGCGTGCCATGACGCTCGTCAACATGGGCGTCTCGCTCGCGACGATCGCCGCGGTGCCCGCGGGCGCGTACCTCGGGGAGATCCTCGGGTGGCGGGCGGTGTTCCTCTTCGTCGCCGCGGCCGGAGTCGTGACCCTCGTGGTGCAGCTCGCGACGCTGCCGTCGGTCGCGCCGAGCGGGGCGCCCGGATTCCGTGCCCTCGGGTCGACCCTCCGACGCAGGGTCGTCGCCCTCGGCATCCTCTCGATCGTGCTCATCGCGGGCGGCCACTTCATGGGCTTCACCTACCTGCGACCGGCGTTCGACACGATCGCCGGGCTCACGCCCGAGGGGCTCGCCGTGCTGCTCGCGCTCTTCGGCATCGCGAGCTTCCTCGGCAATCTCGGCGCGGGCTTCCTCGCCGACCGGCACCTCTCGGCGCTCGTGATCGCCTCTCCCGTCGCGATCGGCGTCGGGACCATCGCGTTCGCCGTCCTGCCGTCGAGCGCGGCGCTCGCCGGAGTGCTCGTGTTCGTGTGGGGGCTCGGCTTCGGGGCTGTGCCGACGATGGTGCAGACCTGGATGTCCCGGGTCGCGCCCGACCGCCTCGAGAGCGCCGGCGGCCTCGTCGTCGCGGCGTTCCAGATCGCGATCACCCTCGGGGCTGCGGTCGGCGGGCTCCTCGTCGACGCCGTCGGCGTGCAGGTCGCGCTCACGGTGGGCGGCGCATCCGCTCTCATCGGCGGGGCCGTGCTCAGCACGGCGCGCGCCGGGAAGCCGCGAGCCTAG